In Bdellovibrio bacteriovorus, the following are encoded in one genomic region:
- a CDS encoding TIGR02147 family protein: protein MANIFEFQDYKVYLKKLVKESKSRGFSTRLAEAAGCQISYLSITLSGKPHLLPEHVYGISELLGLQDEEREYFLMLLDYQRANTPAYRNFVLKKIQQKQEAWKDLKNRVQGKALANTEPDPHLQHYYSNYLYAALHIAVSIPKLQTLSELSKYFGFPEKLLQTYLQQLAQMGLVENIKNKWIWKSGDLHLPKESPWMQPHHNNWRLQALAELPLRRPESLHYSVIQSLSREDLERLRFQVVRWIQDFKTISGPSKPEELVCFNLDFFTLSKTGDQ from the coding sequence ATGGCTAATATTTTTGAATTCCAGGATTATAAGGTCTATTTAAAAAAACTCGTAAAAGAGTCTAAATCTCGCGGATTTAGCACTCGCCTTGCGGAAGCCGCCGGCTGCCAGATCTCATATCTCTCAATCACCTTAAGCGGGAAGCCTCACCTGCTTCCCGAACACGTCTATGGCATTTCAGAACTGCTAGGCTTGCAGGATGAAGAGCGCGAGTACTTTTTGATGCTGCTTGATTATCAGCGAGCCAACACCCCCGCCTATCGAAACTTCGTCCTTAAGAAAATTCAGCAAAAGCAAGAGGCATGGAAGGATCTTAAAAACCGTGTGCAAGGAAAGGCTCTCGCCAATACCGAGCCCGATCCTCACCTTCAACATTATTACTCAAATTATCTTTATGCCGCTCTTCATATCGCCGTCAGCATTCCCAAACTTCAAACCTTGAGCGAATTAAGTAAGTACTTTGGTTTTCCCGAAAAGCTATTGCAGACCTATCTTCAACAACTTGCGCAGATGGGTTTAGTAGAAAATATTAAAAATAAATGGATATGGAAAAGTGGTGACCTTCATCTGCCGAAAGAATCTCCGTGGATGCAGCCCCATCACAACAACTGGCGCTTGCAGGCTCTTGCTGAGCTTCCCTTACGACGTCCTGAATCTCTGCATTATTCGGTTATTCAGTCATTAAGCCGGGAAGACCTCGAACGACTTCGCTTTCAGGTTGTTCGCTGGATTCAAGATTTCAAAACCATTTCAGGGCCGTCAAAACCAGAAGAACTGGTTTGTTTTAACCTCGATTTTTTTACTCTTTCAAAAACCGGAGATCAATAA
- a CDS encoding S1 family peptidase: protein MKTSMFLIFVNLIFSLATTAHADYQDPGVFENFQFQSSSVVRGAEPASANDVVSSSTVLIQTSSGGICSGTLIAADLVITAAHCVVGESLFMIQGSYKGTSVIKLGQAYRSHPKFSINKILMGMAGKSATHDIALIHLGDKFPAVFRPASLPAREVRYSEQKVVIAGYGTTFSSKDKNKKSDAGTLRFGAATVTSYKSGASIQLKENGKAYGCPGDSGGPLYTNSRDRLVIIGIHSWGNCDWSTANAESVGQHLQWINKAAEQLRSGAEM, encoded by the coding sequence ATGAAGACCTCTATGTTTTTAATCTTTGTGAATTTGATATTTTCACTCGCGACCACGGCCCATGCCGATTATCAAGATCCGGGCGTGTTTGAAAATTTTCAGTTTCAGTCAAGTTCCGTAGTTCGCGGAGCAGAGCCTGCAAGCGCCAATGACGTCGTCTCAAGTTCAACCGTGTTAATTCAAACTTCTTCCGGAGGAATTTGCTCTGGAACTCTGATAGCTGCAGACTTAGTTATCACCGCCGCCCACTGCGTGGTGGGTGAGAGCTTATTTATGATTCAAGGAAGTTACAAAGGAACATCAGTCATCAAGTTAGGCCAGGCCTATCGATCTCATCCCAAGTTTTCAATTAACAAAATATTGATGGGAATGGCCGGCAAATCAGCCACCCATGATATTGCGCTTATTCATCTTGGTGATAAATTTCCGGCTGTGTTCAGGCCAGCCTCCCTTCCTGCAAGGGAAGTGCGATACAGTGAACAGAAAGTGGTCATTGCTGGATATGGCACCACCTTTTCTAGCAAAGATAAAAATAAAAAATCAGACGCTGGAACTCTCCGGTTTGGAGCCGCCACCGTGACCTCCTATAAATCGGGAGCGTCTATCCAATTAAAAGAAAATGGAAAAGCTTACGGATGTCCCGGCGATTCCGGGGGGCCCCTTTACACGAATTCGCGAGATCGATTGGTTATCATCGGAATTCATTCTTGGGGAAACTGTGACTGGAGCACCGCGAACGCGGAATCAGTGGGTCAACATTTGCAGTGGATTAATAAGGCCGCGGAACAGCTGCGATCCGGCGCCGAAATGTAA